A region from the Desulfoglaeba alkanexedens ALDC genome encodes:
- a CDS encoding DUF434 domain-containing protein: MWAERMEEFTIGDPFSGDAQGRQAVFAAAADFYRFQNFGYPRKSALEWVGNRHGLNAADRQLLHRGVFSRERALMRLGKRCRGASWRSEPVVVDGHNVHITLESALLGRPLVRANDGALRDTAGLSARFRVTDATEAAVALLFHCLKAFSPREVVFLFDAPMSHSGILAACYREALASFGIPGEARTARVPEREFPYERAVVAGSDRAVLDQARRWLDLASLALGFARCPHVCVDFFAFLAPRT, from the coding sequence ATGTGGGCTGAAAGAATGGAAGAGTTCACCATCGGCGATCCATTTTCGGGAGATGCGCAGGGCCGGCAAGCGGTCTTTGCGGCGGCTGCGGATTTCTATCGCTTCCAGAATTTCGGTTACCCTCGGAAGTCCGCGCTGGAGTGGGTTGGAAACCGCCACGGGTTGAACGCGGCGGACCGCCAGCTGCTGCATCGGGGAGTCTTCTCACGGGAACGTGCGCTCATGAGGCTGGGGAAGCGATGCCGAGGTGCGAGCTGGCGCTCGGAACCGGTGGTGGTGGACGGGCACAACGTGCACATCACGCTGGAAAGCGCACTTTTGGGCCGCCCCCTGGTACGTGCCAACGACGGGGCTTTGCGGGACACCGCGGGACTTTCGGCGCGCTTTCGCGTGACGGATGCCACTGAAGCCGCGGTCGCGCTGCTCTTTCATTGCCTGAAGGCCTTTTCACCCAGAGAAGTCGTCTTCCTTTTCGATGCGCCCATGAGCCACAGCGGCATCCTGGCGGCATGTTACCGTGAGGCGCTGGCGTCGTTCGGAATCCCGGGTGAAGCCCGAACGGCAAGGGTTCCGGAGAGGGAGTTTCCTTACGAGCGGGCGGTCGTGGCGGGAAGCGACCGGGCTGTTCTCGACCAGGCGCGCCGCTGGCTTGACCTGGCGTCTCTGGCGTTGGGCTTTGCGCGGTGCCCACACGTGTGCGTCGATTTTTTCGCGTTCCTCGCCCCCCGCACTTGA
- a CDS encoding DUF1015 domain-containing protein, protein MAEIAPFRGLRYNPLRVADLNQVVIPPYDVISPEEQDFFHALSPYNMINLELGKASQEDTEGENPHTRAGCLLNAWRSEGVLIRDEVPSLYHYELDYTLGSRRLTRKGLVGLLRLEDFSTGRVRPHEKTFSKVKSERLGLMLSCHANLSPVFALYSDPEGRVEALFQDREVSPCASFRDRNGFDHRLRRVTSPNVFRELRRLMQDRMIFIADGHHRYETALKFRDILRERHPGAGPRAPFEFVMVYLSPMEGEGLSILPTHRLLKHVGRDAFERVLPAAEAFFQVTPFEATEERDRRRWMARLSEAAEARRTAVGVAVHGGSKLFLLTARDDRIRRFLDDQGVPGVLQSLDVVILDRVVLRRILGLSESFLSDPRNIQFSHDLDEGLTRVLSGVNDLGFFVNPTRVDQVRDVASAGLIMPHKATYFYPKVSSGLVLHPIDVNEEVPLF, encoded by the coding sequence ATGGCCGAGATCGCTCCTTTTAGAGGGCTCCGCTACAATCCCCTGCGCGTCGCGGATCTTAACCAGGTGGTCATTCCGCCCTACGACGTCATTTCTCCGGAGGAACAGGATTTCTTTCACGCCCTGAGCCCTTACAACATGATCAATCTGGAGCTGGGCAAGGCTTCGCAGGAAGACACCGAGGGGGAAAACCCTCACACCCGGGCCGGGTGTTTGCTGAACGCGTGGCGCTCGGAAGGGGTGCTCATCCGAGATGAGGTACCGAGCCTCTACCATTACGAGCTGGATTACACGCTGGGATCCCGGAGGCTTACACGCAAGGGCTTGGTGGGACTTCTCCGGCTGGAAGATTTTTCGACGGGGCGGGTGCGCCCCCACGAAAAGACCTTCAGCAAGGTGAAAAGCGAGCGCTTGGGGCTGATGCTTTCCTGTCATGCCAATCTGAGTCCGGTGTTCGCGCTTTACAGTGATCCGGAGGGGCGGGTGGAAGCGCTGTTCCAAGACCGGGAAGTGTCGCCCTGTGCGTCTTTTCGTGACCGAAACGGGTTCGATCACCGGCTCCGGCGGGTCACGTCTCCGAACGTTTTCCGCGAACTGCGCCGGCTTATGCAGGATCGGATGATCTTCATCGCGGACGGCCATCACCGGTACGAAACGGCGCTCAAGTTCCGGGATATTCTGCGCGAACGGCATCCGGGTGCGGGTCCCCGGGCCCCCTTCGAATTCGTCATGGTTTATCTGTCGCCCATGGAAGGGGAGGGATTGAGCATTCTGCCCACGCATCGGCTTCTCAAGCATGTGGGCAGGGACGCCTTTGAACGGGTGCTCCCGGCGGCTGAAGCATTCTTTCAGGTGACGCCTTTCGAGGCGACCGAGGAGCGGGACAGGCGGCGTTGGATGGCGCGGCTTTCCGAGGCGGCTGAAGCGAGGCGGACGGCGGTGGGCGTGGCCGTGCACGGCGGATCGAAGCTTTTTCTTTTGACTGCGAGGGACGATCGAATCCGGCGGTTTTTGGATGATCAGGGTGTTCCCGGGGTTCTCCAGTCCCTGGACGTGGTGATCCTGGACCGGGTCGTGCTGCGCCGCATTCTCGGTCTTTCGGAATCGTTTCTGTCGGACCCCCGGAACATCCAGTTCAGCCACGATCTGGACGAAGGCCTCACTCGTGTCCTTTCCGGAGTCAACGATTTGGGGTTTTTTGTCAACCCGACCCGCGTCGACCAGGTGCGCGACGTGGCTTCGGCCGGGCTGATCATGCCCCACAAGGCCACGTATTTTTACCCCAAGGTTTCTAGCGGCTTGGTTCTGCATCCCATCGATGTGAACGAGGAGGTGCCGCTTTTTTGA
- a CDS encoding tRNA1(Val) (adenine(37)-N6)-methyltransferase, protein MDCVPSCGKPESADSGGRETTCDTLFGGRLVLRQDKTGYRFSIDSVLLAGLTRVKPADRVVDLGTGCGVVPLILAFRGRGREWIGVEIQRELAELARENVRRNGFGGRVAVVEADMRCLGDLVIPGSVDLVVSNPPYRRRGSGRVNSDRQRALARHEFAGSAADVFESASGLLREGGRLALIYPASRLEELMGLGDRWGFRAKRLTMIHSDPGSPGCLVHLEYRKGGGPDLSVEPPFFIHDGRGGYSEAAKCLYEVP, encoded by the coding sequence ATGGACTGTGTTCCTTCATGCGGCAAGCCCGAATCGGCGGACAGCGGCGGGCGCGAGACGACCTGTGATACGCTCTTCGGGGGCCGGCTGGTGCTCCGCCAGGACAAGACCGGTTACCGCTTTTCCATCGATTCCGTGCTCTTGGCGGGCCTTACGCGGGTGAAACCCGCCGACCGCGTGGTGGACCTGGGAACCGGCTGCGGCGTGGTTCCCTTGATCCTGGCTTTCCGCGGGCGGGGCCGGGAATGGATCGGGGTGGAGATCCAGCGTGAACTGGCGGAACTCGCCCGCGAAAACGTGAGGCGGAACGGCTTCGGCGGCCGCGTCGCCGTCGTGGAAGCGGACATGAGGTGCCTGGGGGACCTCGTGATCCCGGGGAGTGTCGATCTGGTGGTGAGCAACCCGCCTTACCGGCGCCGAGGTTCGGGACGGGTGAACTCCGACCGGCAGCGCGCGCTGGCCCGGCATGAATTTGCGGGATCCGCCGCCGACGTGTTCGAAAGCGCATCGGGGCTCCTCCGAGAGGGGGGCCGTCTGGCCCTCATTTATCCAGCGAGCCGCCTGGAAGAGCTGATGGGGCTCGGCGACCGGTGGGGGTTTCGAGCCAAGCGGCTGACTATGATCCACTCGGATCCTGGAAGCCCAGGATGCCTGGTGCACCTCGAATACCGAAAGGGTGGCGGACCGGACCTGTCGGTGGAGCCTCCCTTCTTCATTCACGATGGTCGTGGCGGTTACAGCGAAGCCGCGAAGTGCTTGTACGAAGTCCCTTGA
- a CDS encoding SDR family oxidoreductase, whose product MDLGINGKVAFVAGASRGLGKAVALELSREGAKVAICALDDPELPGAVEEIKAATGGEVIGIPSDVTDADQAKGFVRKGLEHFGTVDILVNNAGGPPSRTFMEIDDDLWTFGFKLNLMSTIVMTREAVPVMKEKRWGRIINMTSVAVKQPIDGLILSNTMRSGVIGLAKTLSNELAPYNVTVNNVCPGYTMTERVRNLSEFLAEKQHTTPEAVIRKWESEIPMGRLGTVGEFSALVAFLASERAGFITGTSIQIDGGYYRGIL is encoded by the coding sequence ATGGATCTGGGAATCAACGGCAAGGTGGCGTTTGTGGCTGGTGCCAGCCGGGGACTCGGAAAGGCGGTGGCGTTGGAATTGAGCCGGGAAGGAGCCAAGGTGGCGATCTGTGCCTTGGACGATCCCGAGCTTCCCGGGGCCGTGGAAGAGATCAAGGCGGCCACGGGAGGCGAAGTGATCGGTATCCCCAGCGACGTGACCGACGCGGATCAGGCCAAGGGCTTCGTCCGAAAGGGACTCGAACATTTCGGCACCGTGGATATCCTGGTTAACAATGCCGGCGGGCCCCCTTCAAGGACTTTCATGGAAATCGACGACGACCTGTGGACCTTCGGATTCAAGCTGAACCTCATGAGCACCATCGTCATGACCCGGGAAGCGGTCCCGGTCATGAAGGAGAAACGTTGGGGGCGCATCATCAACATGACATCGGTGGCGGTCAAGCAGCCCATCGACGGTTTGATTCTCTCGAATACGATGCGTTCCGGGGTGATCGGACTGGCCAAGACCCTTTCCAACGAACTGGCGCCTTACAACGTGACGGTCAACAACGTGTGTCCGGGCTACACCATGACGGAACGCGTGAGGAATCTGTCGGAATTCCTGGCGGAGAAGCAGCATACAACGCCGGAGGCTGTGATCCGGAAATGGGAATCGGAAATCCCCATGGGGCGCCTCGGAACCGTCGGCGAATTTTCGGCCCTGGTCGCTTTTCTGGCGTCGGAAAGAGCGGGATTCATCACGGGGACTTCCATCCAGATCGACGGGGGCTATTACCGAGGGATCCTGTAA
- a CDS encoding beta-ketoacyl-ACP synthase III, with amino-acid sequence MPQRTAVIRSVGRFLPERRLTNQDLEKMVDTTEEWILTRTGIRERRILEPGLGCSYMAARAAADCLERAGTPASEVDAIIVGTVTPDMFFPSTACLVQREIGASRAWGFDLSAGCSSFLFSLTAGVQMIESGRYDKVLVIGADVMSSIIDYQDRNTCVLFGDAAGAVLLEPCEEEGYGVLDFIQRIDGIGEPYLHMKAGGSRKPASLETVRNREHYVYQEGKRVFKFAVTEMADVAVAVLDRNGIKGEDLALFIPHQANLRIIEACANRMNIPMDRVVVNIDRYANTTGATIPLCLYEAVVEQDRLKRGDYLVIATFGAGFTWGSALVRWHRTGPPRP; translated from the coding sequence ATGCCACAACGCACCGCCGTCATCCGCTCTGTGGGGCGCTTCCTCCCGGAACGACGCCTCACCAACCAAGACCTGGAAAAGATGGTGGACACCACCGAGGAGTGGATCCTCACCCGAACCGGCATCCGCGAAAGGCGCATCCTGGAACCCGGCCTGGGGTGTTCGTACATGGCGGCGCGGGCGGCCGCCGATTGCCTGGAGCGTGCGGGGACGCCGGCTTCCGAAGTGGACGCCATCATTGTCGGGACGGTGACGCCCGACATGTTTTTCCCTTCGACGGCGTGCCTGGTGCAACGGGAGATCGGCGCGAGCCGGGCCTGGGGATTCGATCTTTCCGCCGGCTGCTCCAGCTTCCTGTTTTCGCTCACCGCCGGAGTCCAGATGATCGAATCGGGACGCTACGACAAGGTGTTGGTGATCGGGGCCGATGTCATGAGTTCCATCATCGACTACCAGGACCGGAACACCTGCGTGCTCTTCGGCGACGCCGCCGGGGCCGTACTCCTGGAGCCTTGTGAAGAGGAGGGGTACGGTGTGCTGGATTTCATTCAGCGGATCGACGGAATCGGCGAACCCTACCTGCACATGAAGGCGGGCGGCAGCCGCAAGCCCGCGAGTCTTGAGACGGTCCGCAACCGCGAGCATTACGTTTACCAGGAAGGAAAGCGCGTCTTCAAATTCGCGGTGACGGAAATGGCGGATGTGGCCGTAGCCGTTTTGGACCGGAACGGAATCAAGGGAGAAGATCTCGCCCTTTTCATTCCGCACCAGGCCAATCTTCGGATCATCGAGGCCTGTGCCAATCGCATGAACATCCCCATGGACCGCGTGGTGGTGAATATCGACCGATATGCCAATACCACCGGAGCGACCATCCCACTGTGCCTTTACGAAGCCGTTGTGGAGCAAGACCGACTGAAGCGGGGCGATTACCTGGTCATCGCCACCTTCGGGGCGGGATTCACGTGGGGGAGCGCGCTGGTGCGCTGGCACCGGACCGGTCCGCCCCGGCCGTGA
- a CDS encoding carboxymuconolactone decarboxylase family protein, whose protein sequence is MEDMKKAVKEVNESMARMSKLQPKFMQAMGGLMECATTDGDLSRKTKELVAIGIAISKQCHWCIAHHVHQALEAGATENEIMETCLVAVLMGGGPALMHAQLAFKAVEDFKS, encoded by the coding sequence ATGGAAGACATGAAAAAGGCTGTAAAGGAAGTTAATGAAAGTATGGCAAGAATGAGCAAATTACAGCCTAAGTTTATGCAAGCTATGGGCGGATTGATGGAATGTGCAACTACGGATGGAGATCTTTCGCGAAAAACAAAAGAGTTGGTAGCCATTGGAATAGCAATTTCCAAACAATGTCATTGGTGCATTGCTCATCACGTACATCAAGCCCTTGAAGCCGGCGCGACTGAAAACGAAATAATGGAGACCTGCCTTGTGGCTGTTTTGATGGGTGGAGGACCGGCACTCATGCATGCACAGTTAGCTTTTAAAGCCGTTGAAGATTTTAAATCATGA
- a CDS encoding metal-dependent hydrolase codes for MANSTIKYLGHAGFQITTKNEKVIIIDPWLTGNPSAACQVEEIVKADMVLVTHDHFDHIADVGPIVKATGATLVGMPEVVGKLKEDTGIPDSQIVFGMGMNIGGTAHIDGVAITMTQAYHSCEKGNPAGYIIKLEDGFTVYHAGDTGVFYSMKILGELYNIDLALLPIGGVFTMDPIQAAMAAKLLQVKKVIPMHYKTFPLLEQDALPFTEIMKKEVPEAEVLVLDPGNEYVLGASCK; via the coding sequence ATGGCGAATAGTACTATTAAATACTTAGGTCACGCAGGATTTCAAATCACAACCAAAAACGAAAAGGTGATAATTATTGATCCATGGTTGACGGGCAACCCATCGGCCGCCTGTCAGGTAGAAGAAATCGTGAAGGCAGACATGGTTTTGGTGACGCATGACCATTTTGATCACATAGCGGATGTCGGCCCGATCGTAAAGGCCACCGGCGCCACGCTGGTCGGCATGCCTGAGGTCGTTGGTAAACTGAAAGAAGATACAGGCATCCCGGATTCCCAGATAGTATTCGGAATGGGTATGAATATTGGCGGTACGGCCCATATCGATGGGGTAGCAATAACCATGACTCAGGCTTATCATTCTTGCGAAAAAGGAAACCCGGCAGGTTATATCATAAAATTGGAAGACGGTTTCACTGTCTACCATGCGGGTGATACCGGCGTGTTTTATTCGATGAAGATCCTCGGCGAGCTCTATAATATTGATTTGGCCTTATTGCCTATAGGAGGCGTATTTACCATGGATCCAATTCAGGCCGCCATGGCCGCGAAATTGCTTCAAGTCAAAAAGGTTATACCGATGCATTATAAGACCTTTCCCCTTCTGGAACAGGATGCCTTGCCTTTTACGGAAATTATGAAGAAGGAGGTGCCCGAGGCTGAGGTTTTGGTTCTTGATCCAGGTAACGAATATGTATTGGGAGCCTCTTGCAAATGA
- a CDS encoding enoyl-CoA hydratase/isomerase family protein — protein MEKKIIREDKGYVSTITIDRPDKKNALDADALFALGDVIKEIEKKGSIRVIVLRGSGKEAFSSGVDLAGGQKEFKRTIEGLEYCLDSLIRYPMLVISMVYGPAVGIGLDLCVLSDFCLAAQGARFGAPLVRLGRTYYYTQIERLTRLVGIRPAKEILLGGRLIDAQRAKEIDLVNLVVSPDELESVTYSLANELAEETAPIAVRITKSTIRKLFEENPLDPILEEELKRLHVDEINRSKDAEEGIKAMLEKRRPVFTGN, from the coding sequence ATGGAAAAAAAAATCATCAGAGAAGATAAAGGCTATGTCAGCACGATTACCATAGACAGGCCTGACAAGAAGAATGCCTTAGATGCAGACGCCCTTTTTGCTCTGGGTGATGTGATCAAAGAAATAGAAAAGAAAGGCAGTATCAGGGTCATTGTCTTGAGGGGGAGCGGTAAAGAGGCTTTTTCATCTGGCGTCGACCTTGCCGGGGGGCAGAAAGAATTCAAAAGGACTATCGAGGGGCTGGAATACTGTCTTGACAGCCTTATCCGTTATCCTATGCTCGTTATTTCCATGGTCTATGGTCCAGCCGTAGGTATCGGACTTGATCTTTGCGTACTTTCAGATTTCTGTCTTGCAGCGCAAGGCGCTCGATTCGGCGCGCCTTTGGTTAGATTGGGAAGGACCTATTATTATACGCAGATAGAACGTTTAACCCGGTTGGTTGGCATAAGGCCGGCCAAAGAGATACTTCTTGGCGGAAGATTGATTGATGCACAGAGGGCTAAAGAGATCGATCTGGTGAACCTGGTAGTCAGCCCTGATGAGCTGGAGTCCGTTACCTATTCCCTCGCAAATGAACTGGCAGAAGAAACAGCTCCGATAGCGGTAAGGATCACCAAATCAACTATAAGAAAATTATTCGAAGAAAACCCCCTCGATCCGATATTAGAAGAGGAACTCAAACGTCTTCACGTAGATGAGATAAACCGGAGCAAGGATGCAGAAGAAGGGATCAAGGCGATGCTGGAGAAACGAAGGCCGGTATTTACGGGGAACTGA
- a CDS encoding PxxKW family cysteine-rich protein has protein sequence MICQTVKAGQECAFMTKTGCGFNGGSCYPVVEQCEGCQRIVELPTGRFCATCPNPAIKWRTGFCNFATHVKAETSAQQQAKINPLKASKRTGKRK, from the coding sequence ATGATATGCCAAACGGTGAAGGCGGGGCAAGAATGCGCCTTCATGACGAAGACGGGGTGTGGTTTCAACGGGGGCTCTTGCTACCCGGTGGTGGAACAATGTGAAGGTTGTCAGCGGATCGTCGAACTTCCGACCGGAAGGTTCTGCGCGACCTGCCCCAATCCGGCCATCAAGTGGAGGACCGGCTTCTGTAACTTCGCCACGCACGTAAAAGCGGAGACTTCGGCTCAGCAGCAGGCCAAGATCAACCCGCTCAAGGCTTCCAAGCGCACCGGTAAGCGTAAGTAG